Proteins from a single region of Argopecten irradians isolate NY chromosome 7, Ai_NY, whole genome shotgun sequence:
- the LOC138327611 gene encoding CREB-binding protein-like isoform X3, with amino-acid sequence MADQLADGPPAAKRQKVSSPRQSMGSDQGELLWDIMNDLPDELMGTGEPSHNGTNDSHSGQDTTSQRHVQLSQLLSSNPTPPLNIVNSLQNAQNRSPNVGSIANSLNSVKSPLSNNLSSPPHGNVGKGGVSVDGSFPSSSATFTMANNISNSTVAMASSVPNAVLKGIPHGSGLTIGHNQMIQNGPLSGPNRSMSMNTNNMGQAMSQANNMLGTLSGPQQMQTHQNLGLPGLNTAQNPQLMKPNGPPHGGGFGFNNPSNIAGHPSSTASYNQSLSSTMTTTSISMPTNAMNTNQQHGVLPNIGPNTATTSAASAGTVPGAGGAQPPTADPEKRKLIQQQLVLLLHAHKCQRRETTNNQTEVCSLPHCRTMKNVLNHMTHCNAGKSCQVAHCASSRQIITHWKNCTRSDCPVCLPLKHASDKQRHPTAPATSAPANPLTGQGPPGVTDLQMKRAYAALGLSPPSQQNPVRAQGAPGVPGGLNSNPSNQVSQLLGGLPPGVGGLGTGLSTDPLAQSPNPAQNMAQTNRGSKEWHQSVTQDLRNHLVHKLLSGLCVEFGLSVQAIFPTPDPAALKDRRMNNLVAYARKVEGDMYETANSREEYYHLLAEKIYKIQKELEEKRMQRIGRTGGGGPPQPGGGPPQPQLRATENGPLGGGPPFTADMFNLPSSAPMPAGGPRMPMHLTRPQGQLGPPNSQNPQLNLVTAQLQREVQSLEAKTRMPSTHLAGQPQSQLQPPTSLPQSQQQTHFSQLPQQSPISVSQVSQSPPVSQSQQTTTALGQLSTANMDQLNLLNSPAHSQQTQQPNQNIQTTAVQMSQSSTITAPSQQVTVSLQQPMPDVKVKIEPIDIHNSQPQTLSEVLSAPCTTGNLLVNNLSSVSTSVMVSSPITVTSTAAMSTATISVATTSTTVDVKPEIKSPEIKMELATDDIKQESSSETVPVKEEPSGEKNGVSLEVQTPKSASSATEADGSLVEQPTPSPMNGSTSTALIVSNSATGATTAAGTAAANATPAKPKQKKTFKPDELRQALMPTFEKLYRQEPEAMPFRQPVDPIFLQIPDYFDIVKRPMDLSSIKRKLDTGQYTDPWQYVDDVWLMFDNAWLYNRKTSKVYRFATKLSEVFEGEIDAIMQSLGYCCGRKHVFSPQVLCCYGKQLCTISRDAIYYSFQNSQSQRKTSDLVSDRYIYCEKCFQEIPGDEVELSDDPTQSATFNTLSRFTMNNCSKIRKDQFMRLKNDQLDYEPFTECDECGRKLHTICVLHFEPIWPNGFTCENCLKAKGMKRKENKYSAKNLAFSGIPNTKLGTYLENRVNNFLKKKDAGAGDVTIKVLSSNDKIVEVKPGMKTRFVDNNEMQESFPYRAKAMFAFEEIDGTDVCFFGMHVQEYGSECAMPNTRRVYISYLDSVYFFQPRQLRTAVYHEILIGYLEYVKQLGYVWAHIWACPPSEGDDYIFHCHPPEQKIPKPKRLQEWYKKMLDKAIIERCVIDYKDIYKDAIENNVQSATEMPYFEGDFWPNVLEESIKELDQEEEEKRKREEAEAAAAAEVECVEGTEDCDSSAQNGTGKKKGKGGRNKKANKSKNNQRKNNKKTNMPHGGNNLSQKLYATMEKHKEVFFVIRLHSQQVALTLPPIQDPDPYISCDLMDGRDAFLTMARDKHQEFSSLRRAKLSTMALLYELHNQGRDNFVYTCNNCKAHVETRWHCRVCEDYDMCSTCYEKNGHIHKMDKLGLDLDDGSLPSEKPENPAESRRQSIQRCIQSLVHACQCKDANCKLPSCLKMKRVVSHTKGCRKKTNGVCPICKQLIALCLYHAKHCTENKCQVPFCLQIKHKLRQQQLQHRLQQAQMLRRRMASMQRGGTTTTAVTQVASQPSPSTTPILQPAIPGKPASGPPQGALEAAQLAKEAAQRQAEMSMGKPTMTTASPMPPPMPSTMPQSIPAQKVPMQTWPQQPQYPQQNPNPSLHPDMTQNALYPRQNPQQQQQPPINSPQTGPNAPRPPSTPLQQLLATLKSPASPQQQQQVLHILKTHPQLMAAFLKQRTQQHQQQAQNQQPHPPQQQQQPQPPNHQLWYQQQQQQQQQQQQQQQQQQHQQRIRLLQQQQQQQQQQHQQHQQQQLNMPQFQQPQAQYTQVQRPRLPYTGQQAYQTDGNGQHMSPQFQQQQMMQQVQQQQAQLRHQLSAGGKPVQVNAQMSAQQAVSNQQLMQQVRSPTSASLPQTVRSPQPTLSPRQQLNPSPRQPQMSPHHVVSSSPHPGAVGGDPNQINTDASLLLSGGMSLQNQPPDGGLSLPQDTEVTPQDQLSRYVETL; translated from the exons ATGGCCGACCAACTTGCAGATGGCCCACCAGCGGCCAAGCGACAAAAAGTATCATCTCCTCGGCAAAGTATGGGGTCTGATCAAGGAG AACTGTTGTGGGATATAATGAACGATCTTCCAGACGAATTGATGGGAACCGGTGAGCCTTCCCATAATGGGACAAACGATTCTCATAGTGGACAAGACACAACATCACAAAGACATGTTCAACTTTCTCAGCTGTTGTCCAGCAATCCAACTCCGCCTCTGAATATAGTAAATTCCCTCCAGAATGCCCAGAATAGGAGCCCAAATGTTGGAAGTATTGCAAATTCTCTGAATAGTGTGAAAAGTCCTCTCTCGAACAATTTATCCTCGCCCCCACATGGAAATGTTGGCAAAGGTGGAGTAAGTGTGGATGGAAGTTTTCCGTCAAGTAGTGCTACTTTTACAATggcaaataatatttcaaacagTACTGTAGCTATGGCAAGCAGTGTACCAAATGCCGTTCTTAAAGGGATTCCGCATGGTTCTGGACTTACTATTGGACATAACCAGATGATACAGAATGGACCATTGAGTGGTCCAAATCGAAGTATGAGCATGAACACAAATAACATGGGTCAGGCCATGTCGCAAGCAAACAATATGCTTGGAACTTTATCTGGACCACAGCAGATGCAAACTCACCAAAATTTAGGACTTCCTGGTTTAAATACTGCACAAAATCCACAGTTGATGAAG CCCAATGGTCCACCACACGGAGGAGGCTTTGGCTTCAATAATCCTTCCAATATAGCTGGGCACCCATCTTCTACTGCTAGCTATAATCAATCTCTCTCTTCTACCATGACCACAACTTCAATTAGCATGCCTACAAATGCAATGAATACA AACCAACAGCACGGCGTATTGCCCAATATAGGTCCCAACACAGCAACAACATCAGCAGCATCTGCAGGTACAGTCCCCGGCGCTGGAGGAGCTCAACCACCAACAGCTGACCCAGAGAAGAGAAAGCTCATACAACAACAGTTGGTTCTCCTGCTGCATGCACACAAATGTCAGAGGAGGGAAACAACCAACAATCAAACAGAAGTCTGCTCTCTTCCTCATTGTCGTACCATGAAAAATGTTCTCAATCACATGACCCATTGTAATGCTGGAAAATCTTGTCAAG ttgctCATTGTGCATCATCCAGACAGATTATCACTCACTGGAAGAACTGTACGCGGAGCGATTGTCCGGTATGTCTTCCATTGAAGCATGCATCGGACAAGCAACGTCATCCTACAGCACCAg CAACCAGTGCCCCTGCTAATCCCCTGACAGGTCAGGGACCCCCTGGTGTTACTGACCTTCAGATGAAGAGAGCGTATGCTGCTTTAGGACTGTCTCCTCCATCTCAGCAAAATCCTGTACGAGCACAGGGAGCTCCGGGTGTTCCAG GAGGGTTGAACTCTAACCCGTCCAATCAAGTGTCCCAGCTTTTGGGTGGTTTGCCTCCCGGTGTTGGTGGCCTAGGAACTGGTTTGTCAACAGACCCTTTGGCCCAGAGCCCAAACCCTGCCCAGAACATGGCACAAACAAACCGTGGCTCTAAGGAATGGCATCAAAGTGTCACACAGGATCTGAGAAACCACCTAGTCCACAAGCT GTTGAGTGGCCTGTGTGTGGAGTTTGGATTGAG TGTCCAGGCGATATTTCCAACACCTGACCCTGCTGCCCTTAAAGATAGAAGAATGAACAATCTTGTAGCATACGCAAGGAAAGTGGAAGGAGATATGTACGAGACAGCCAACAGTAGG GAAGAATATTATCATCTGTTGGCGGAGAAGATTTACAAAATTCAGAAGGAATTGGAGGAAAAGAGGATGCAGAGGATCGGTAGGACTGGTGGTGGTGGTCCACCACAACCAGGCGGTGGTCCACCACAGCCGCAACTGAGGGCCACAGAAA ACGGCCCTTTGGGAGGTGGTCCACCATTTACAGCTGACATGTTTAATCTGCCCTCATCAGCCCCAATGCCAGCTGGAGGACCAAGGATGCCAATGCACTTGACCAGGCCACAAGGCCAG CTTGGCCCTCCAAACTCGCAGAATCCGCAACTCAATCTAGTCACGGCCCAACTGCAGAGAGAGGTTCAGAGCCTGGAGGCAAAGACTCGCATGCCCTCCACTCATTTGGCAGGCCAACCCCAGTCTCAGCTGCAGCCGCCAACCTCCCTCCCACAATCACAGCAACAAACTCACTTCTCTCAGCTGCCACAG CAGTCACCTATATCGGTGTCGCAGGTCTCCCAGTCACCGCCTGTGTCCCAGAGTCAGCAAACTACGACAGCCCTGGGCCAGCTGAGTACCGCCAACATGGACCAGCTCAACCTGTTGAACAGTCCAGCCCATTCACAACAGACTCAACAGCCAAACCAAAACATTCAAACCACGGCTGTTCAGATGTCGCAATCATCAACCATCACTGCACCTAGCCAGCAG GTTACTGTGAGTTTGCAGCAGCCCATGCCAGACGTAAAAGTGAAGATCGAACCTATAGACATTCACAATTCTCAGCCCCAGACTTTGTCAGAGGTGCTGTCTGCCCCGTGTACTACAGGGAACCTACTGGTGAACAACTTGTCCTCCGTCTCCACGTCCGTGATGGTTAGTTCTCCCATCACAGTAACATCCACAGCAGCCATGTCAACAGCTACAATCTCCGTTGCCACCACATCTACTACTGTTGATGTCAAGCCAGAAATTAAGTCACCAGAGATCAAAATGGAGCTTGCAACTGACGATATAAAACAAGAAAGCTCATCAGAAACTGTCCCG GTGAAAGAGGAACCAAGCGGTGAGAAAAATGGTGTAAGTTTGGAAGTACAAACTCCGAAATCTGCTTCAAGTGCTACAGAAGCTGATGGGTCCCTAGTAGAACAACCTACTCCTAGTCCTATGAATGGAAGCACATCAACTGCTTTAATTGTCTCAAATAGTGCTACTGGGGCAACAACAGCAGCAGGAACAGCCGCTGCTAACGCCACACCAGCCAAACCCAAACAAAAGAAAA CATTCAAACCAGATGAGCTCCGACAAGCTCTCATGCCaacatttgaaaaattatatCGCCAAGAACCAGAAGCTATGCCTTTTAGACAGCCCGTAGATCCTATATTCCTACAGATCCCA GACTACTTCGATATTGTGAAGCGGCCAATGGACCTGTCCTCAATCAAACGAAAGTTAGATACTGGACAATATACAGATCCTTGGCAGTATGTCGACGATGTCTGGCTCATGTTTGATAATGCATGGCTGTACAACAGAAAGACATCAAAAGTCTACAGATTTGCTACAAAG CTCTCCGAAGTGTTTGAGGGAGAGATTGACGCTATTATGCAATCCCTGGGATATTGTTGTGGCAGAAAGCATGTGTTCAGTCCCCAGGTTCTGTGTTGTTACGGCAAACAACTCTGTACAATATCTAGGGATGCCATCTACTACAGCTTTCAAAACAG TCAAAGTCAAAGAAAAACTAGTGACCTTGTTTCCGACAGATACATTTACTGTGAAAAATGCTTCCAAGAAATCCCAGGGGATGAAGTGGAGTTATCAGATGACCCCACACAATCAGCAAC CTTTAATACCTTATCAAGATTTACTATGAATAATTGCAGCAAAATCAGGAAGGACCAATTTATGCGTTTGAAGAATGACCAGCTGGATTATGAGCC ATTTACAGAATGCGATGAATGTGGCAGAAAACTCCACACTATTTGTGTTCTGCATTTTGAACCAATCTGGCCAAATGG TTTTACATGTGAAAACTGTCTTAAAGCCAAAGGAATGAAaaggaaagaaaacaaatatagtGCAAAGA ATTTAGCTTTTTCAGGAATTCCAAACACCAAACTGGGGACATACTTGGAAAACCGAGTGAACAACTTTTTAAAGAAGAAAGATGCAGGAGCAGGGGACGTTACCATCAAGGTGCTGTCAAGTAACGACAAAATTGTTGAAGTTAAGCCGGGCATGAAAACCAG GTTTGTTGACAACAATGAGATGCAGGAAAGCTTTCCATACCGAGCCAAAGCAATGTTTGCATTTGAAGAAATTGATGGCACAGATGTCTGCTTCTTTGGAATGCATGTACAAGAATACGGATCAGAATGCGCAATGCCCAACACACG GAGAGTTTACATTTCCTACTTGGACAGTGTGTACTTCTTCCAGCCACGACAACTTCGAACTGCTGTGTATCATGAGATTCTGATAGGCTACCTGGAGTATGTCAAGCAATTAGGTTATGTTTGGGCCCATATATGGGCGTGTCCACCTAGTGAGGGGGATGACTACATCTTCCATTGCCATCCTCCTGAACAAAAAATTCCAAAGCCCAAACGACTACAGGAGTGGTACAAGAAGATGCTTGATAAAGCTATCATAGAGCGTTGTGTGATTGATTACAAG GATATTTACAAAGATGCCATAGAGAACAATGTGCAATCAGCTACCGAGATGCCCTACTTTGAGGGAGACTTCTGGCCTAATGTGTTGGAAGAGAGTATCAAGGAGCTGGACCAGGAGGAGGAAGAGAAGCGCAAACGTGAGGAAGCTGAGGCAGCTGCAGCAGCCGAGGTGGAATGTGTGGAAGGCACCGAGGACTGTGACAGTAGTGCT CAAAACGGCACTGGCAAAAAGAAGGGAAAAGGAGGAAGGAACAAAAAGGCCAACAAGAGCAAGAACAATCAAAGGAAAAACAACAAGAAAACCAACATGCCACACGGTGGAAACAATCTTTCCCAGAAATTGTATGCTACCATGGAGAAGCATAAGGAG GTGTTTTTTGTGATCCGTCTTCACAGCCAACAGGTGGCTCTCACTCTTCCGCCCATACAGGATCCTGATCCATACATCTCTTGTGATCTTATGGACGGTCGTGATGCATTCTTGACCATGGCCCGCGACAAGCACCAGGAGTTCTCTTCACTTCGGAGAGCCAAACTCTCCACAATGGCTTTGTTATACGAGCTGCATAATCAAGGAAGAGACAATTTTGTGTACACTTGCAATAACTGTAAAGCTCATGTGGAAACTCGATGGCACTGCAGAGTGTGTGAG GATTATGATATGTGTTCAACGTGCTATGAAAAGAATGGTCATATTCACAAGATGGACAAATTGGGACTTGACTTAGATGATGGTTCATTACCTTCAGAAAAGCCAGAAAATCCTGCAGAATCTCGTCGCCAATCTATTCAGCGTTGTATACAATCTCTTGTTCACGCTTGTCAGTGCAAAGACGCAAATTGCAAGCTACCAAGTTGTTTAAAGATGAAGCGTGTGGTTTCCCATACAAAGGGTTGTAGGAAAAAGACCAATGGTGTGTGTCCTATCTGTAAGCAGCTTATAGCTCTGTGTCTATATCACGCGAAACATTGTACAGAAAATAAGTGTCAGGTGCCATTCTGTTTACAAATTAAACACAAACTGAGGCAGCAGCAACTGCAGCATCGGCTTCAGCAAGCCCAGATGCTGAGAAGGAGAATGGCTTCCATGCAACGTGGTGGAACAACTACAACAGCAGTTACACAGGTGGCCTCACAGCCATCACCTTCTACTACTCCCATCCTCCAACCGGCCATTCCTGGGAAGCCAGCTTCGGGCCCGCCACAAGGTGCCCTAGAGGCAGCTCAGTTGGCCAAGGAAGCGGCTCAGAGGCAGGCAGAGATGAGCATGGGCAAACCTACAATGACAACAGCATCACCCATGCCACCTCCAATGCCTTCTACGATGCCTCAGTCAATCCCAGCTCAAAAAGTGCCAATGCAGACATGGCCACAGCAGCCACAATATCCTCAACAAAATCCCAACCCCAGTCTGCACCCAGATATGACACAGAATGCGTTATATCCTCGACAGAATCCTCAGCAGCAACAACAGCCTCCTATCAACTCACCACAGACGGGGCCTAACGCACCGCGGCCTCCATCCACACCGCTTCAACAGCTGTTGGCTACTCTTAAATCTCCTGCTTCTCCGCAACAACAGCAACAAGTACTTCACATTCTAAAGACTCACCCACAACTCATGGCAGCTTTCTTAAAACAAAGGACtcaacaacatcaacaacagGCCCAGAACCAACAGCCACATCccccacaacaacaacaacagcccCAACCACCCAATCATCAATTGTGGTaccaacagcaacaacaacagcagcaacagcaacaacaacagcagcagcaacaacaacatcaacagCGTATTCGACTTCTccaacaacagcaacaacaacaacagcaacaacatcAACAGCATCAACAACAACAGCTGAATATGCCACAGTTCCAGCAGCCTCAGGCTCAGTATACTCAAGTACAACGACCACGACTCCCCTATACGGGGCAGCAGGCCTACCAGACCGATGGAAATGGCCAGCACATGTCGCCCCAGTTCCAACAGCAACAAATGATGCAACAAGTACAGCAACAGCAGGCCCAGCTGAGACATCAGCTGTCTGCCGGGGGCAAGCCTGTTCAGGTTAACGCTCAGATGTCTGCCCAACAGGCAGTTAGTAACCAACAACTTATGCAGCAAGTGCGATCGCCCACTTCTGCATCGTTACCACAGACTGTTCGTTCTCCCCAGCCTACTCTATCTCCCCGGCAGCAGCTGAACCCATCGCCGCGACAACCACAAATGTCGCCACATCATGTTGTGTCTAGTTCACCTCACCCGGGTGCGGTGGGAGGTGATCCCAATCAAATTAATACAGACGCTAGTTTACTGTTGAGTGGTGGTATGTCGTTGCAAAACCAGCCCCCAGATGGGGGTTTAAGTCTACCACAGGACACTGAGGTCACTCCGCAAGACCAATTATCACGATATGTGGAGACATTGTAG